Part of the Lolium rigidum isolate FL_2022 chromosome 6, APGP_CSIRO_Lrig_0.1, whole genome shotgun sequence genome, GGAGCATGTCCAATGTCCAAGATTTAGACAGGTGATGAACATGAGAACATATCCAGTGCTACGCGTCATTTGTGTGCTACTGGATTCCAGCAAAATCTGGGCCATCCACTTGATCATTGCATGATAATATCAGCCTGCCACGATGAAGAAAAGCATAAAAACTgcaataaatatttttaaaacgAAAGAGTGTTTTAGTGAATAATCTTCTATTGAACTATATTATTTCTTAATAGTTGGGAGCTCTGTATCTAGTTAAGTATTGGGAATGATAATGGCAGCAAAGTGGGGTATTATATGacacaagaataagaaaaatatACCTACCAATTACACATAAGCTCCATTCGGTGACACCTACGTCATTCGTTACATCTTTCTAAGTACATTTGCATGAGTACATCAGTTGGGAAATGAAATTGCCGTTTCATGCTGTTCGAAAATATCATCATATTCTCTGCATAATACCAGATTCGTTTCCTGGAGCAATCTGGTAATGCAGTCGTGAACCTTCCGGAATTCCCAAAGGAGCACCCATGCAGGAGCAGTTATCGACCATATAAAGCTCCCATTTCTTAATACCACACTTCTCTAAAGCAGAATCCAGTCTTGGGTTGTCCCCATCAGGATAAGACCCATCAGGGGTAACAAGCACCGCTCCAGTGTATGATTGTCCAGCAGCCTGAGCAGCTCCATGATAATGGAACAGGCCCCAGCTGAAGTCATCTGAAACATCAACAATTGTCCAAAACTCTTTTGAAACAACACCATTATCGAGTACACTGAAATAAAATGTACCAGGGGTGCTAGCTCTTCTCACTCGGTATTTTCTGCGCCGCCAAACTAGCTTCTCATCCAGGGTTTTGACTTGAAAAATTGGCTCATACCAAAACGAACCTTTAGCTTTCCCTCTGTAGAATATTTGGTACTGGCACGGGAATTGATCATATGCTGGATTTTGTCCGGCTACAACTCTCCAGCTCCATTCCAAATTGTCCAGCCAGCCGACAAACAGGTCTTCCGCAACTTCATGGCTAAGCTGCTGTTCTCTGAACATGGATAACGGGGCTACAGAGGGCTTACTAGGGATCGCAGCATTTAGCTCTAGACAGTTGTGCTTTTGCAAAACACAGAGAGAAAAGGCCTCCAGTTGCGGACTCTCGTAAGACGCGATACAGCGGTAGTTGCAGACTTGATCGGTTGGAGAGCAAGAATTCAAACACTGAATGGCTTTCCGACAGTCGGGGTCAAACAGGCAATTCAGAATTTGAGGGCCACAGTTTTTTATCATACAGCTCAGGGTGGAGAGACCTTTTGCCCTTAGGTTTTGCAGCATATCAACTGGTCTTATGTACGCGTTAACCACAACGAGGAGGCAAAATCTGATGTCATCTGAGTTGTGCCTTTCCCAGGCATTGGATATGGTTTTGAGGACTTCAGTTGATTCCTCAGCGCCACTTGGTTTGCCAACACTGGCTAGCTTGCCAAAGAAGTCCTGCGCTCCGGTATATTGAACATATCTGCCTCCTAGCTTGTTCAGTAACGACGGAGATGACTGAAAGCAAAGTACATTCGGAATGTTCTTACTGTTCTGTATGAGCCACTGGACGGACTCCTGCCCCGTTATTGCAACATTGACTAGCATATCACAGCGAGACAACTCTTGCCTAAAACCACCATGGTCCATCGACTTGTCTGTGAAGACAAGCATTTCGAATCCTTCATCAACCCACTTCATCCTATCAGCCTAAATGAAGCAAAACAATCAGATTCAGtgaaatcatattttgagacctgTAGACATGCAAGATTTATTCACTGAACAGCTACTGAAAAACAGAGCGACATAAATTCATATCTGGTACTCcatatgcaatttctcagaagaagaaaaaaatgtaTTGCGTTTAATTTACTAAACGGAATCAAGTAAAGTAGCAAACACTCCACAGGTCCTCGTGACAGCTACACAATGCATAAAAATTCAAGGAGTAATAATTCAGGCCAAGACAACTAGTTCATACTACATTAgtagtgcaaaaaaaaaaaaatgaaattggCATTAGTAGTTAACACTTAACAGATGCAGATGGTACTAGCTGTAACTGGATATGCAAAATTGTGACGTTCACAGTATGACAGTATTGACATACTATTAGTAAAATCACTTCGATTCCCAAAGTAAAATCGGAGTATCTATTTTACTTGGGAGTGTTCCAGAAAGGTGAGGGGCGTGATGGGGGTTCAGCGAGAGGGGTGGAGTGGTGAACTGATGATGGGTTCAGAGCAGGGCCCTACCGTATGGCGCATAACCTCCTCCCAGGGCGTATCTTTCAGCGGGCTGATGCTCCCGTCGCCGACGACGGCCACGATGCGGACGGTGTCCTCCCGGGGAGTGGCTTGCCCGCCGACGCCGGCAATTCCGGGAGAGCAGGCGACGCCGGAGAAGCGGCGAGTCGCGGAACGCGAAGGCGCGAGCACGGGAGAGGTTCTTGGGAAGCGGCATCGGGGCGTCGATTGGGAGAAGATgcgagcggcggcgttggtggcgggaGCGGAGGTTGGGAGAATGGTCGCCATGGGAGGGCGTGGAGGAAGCGACTGCACGTCGCCGAGGGCCTCGAGCCTTCGGGTACATTTTCCTCGTGACAGGGCTCGCCGGAAGCACCGTACCCCTCCTGGCCGTCCGATCTTCCATCGACGGTGGATATTAATAGGACCACACAGGACATTTTTTAAAAATGCACTAAGCCCTAAGTCCGGCTTTATATGCAAAGCCCCACGACAACATCTAGCCTAGACGATACAACAAACACATAACAAGCACATACAAACATCTTCgtctgtactgtgtttcgcaaaaaaaaagttcatCATACCCCTAGATACATAAGGAAAGCTACCATGTCTAAAACATCAACGCCACCGACACATCGTGACATACAAATAATAAGGAAGTTCATCCGATGCCGTTTGTTGCTCTTGTAGTCGCATGTAGCCGCCTAACCTCACCTAACATCTCAACAACGCCATGTTCTTCGGTTTGACTAAAACCCTCCACGACCGCATATGTAGAGATATTTGGAAGAAAGTGTGAGCATGGCTGTTAATGCTCTTGCCTTCAGTAGTTAGTTTGTTTCGAATAAGCCATAGGGTCCAGCATTGGACCACGAACATAAACCAAACTACCCTACGAAGGCTGCCCGACAGATTTTGGGCAATGATAAGAAAGTCCCTAGCCCCCGCTGGGTTCCAATCGCATCGGAGGAGTTCCCGAACTCCCGCCCATACGAAGCGCACGATAGGGCAAGTAAAGAAGATATGGTTAGAGTCCTCGATCTCCCCGCATAGATAGCATCCGTCATTCGAAAGCTCATGTCTTTTAGACACTTGCTCGTAGGAGATCAACAGTCCCCTAATAAACAGTCCCCTAATCAGTTGCCACAAGAACACCTTAATCTTGGGAGGCACCCTGGTGCACCACACCTCTTTGAAGTTGGTCACGACCGCACCACGAGAGAGGTAGTGGTACACAGACCGCGTTGAGAATCCACCTAACGCCTCAAGTGACCATGATATGACATCCTCCTAATTTGAGACCGGTAAAGCCTAGATCTCCCTGTATCGATTGTCCCATTCCACCATCTCATCTAACCCAAACTATCTCTGGAACCTAATTCTCCATTCTCCTTGGAGAACCGCACCCTCACACTCCATCGACAGTGATTAAAGGATCCGTGCATCACCCAAATAAGAGAGGGAATCGTTGTCGCAGCGGAGCCGAACCCAACCACCAATCAAACATGGAATATGTGTGTTTCCCATTCAACACCTTGTGCTTAGCTCCCAACTTGAAGAAGCACTTGATCTTTCGAATATTCTTCTAGAATTACGACCCATATGGGGTGGTTTTTTCTAGAAGAACAAATCACGACCCCCAGGTACTTAGTACAAATGAGATCCGCTTTCCCTTTATCGTTTTGATATAGCTTCCAAATTTATTTAAACATAAGGGCAATATTCATCCGTTTTGTGTCGAGGACTCCCAATTCCCAAACTCCTTTGGATTGCAAGCTGTCTGCAgtttacaaaataaaaacaatattAATGCTTTCTCCTATTTATATCACTTGACACTAATATATTATAGATATATCTATTTTAGCATCAATTAATATTAACCAGAGAAAGTAATTCGAAACAAAACCCGCCGCGTCAGAACCTCCATTTAGGGCTCGTTTGGTCGCGCATGTAGTCGATCCCAGGGAACGAGCGCCCCCGGCCGGAAATTCCCGTACACGAGGGAAACACAGGGATACCCTCCCGAAACGGTAATCTATAGCTGTCCATTTGGACAGAGGTAGGGAATGCAGTGGAAGGCTAGGGAACAAGCAAAAACGAAAAATAAGgctaaatttgaaaaaaaaaatcacaatacaaattaaaatttAGGCATACAAATTAGTACAGAAATTACAGGGACCATATTCAACCACGACAACATAATAATCTTTACATCTCCAGCAAAATTCAATTCTCAACAAGCAATTCTCAACCAAAACTGGACAGTTTCATTATGATTTTTGACTCTCATGCCCTTCGCTATGAAGTCTCAACATTCAAATGCTAGTACTGCAGAAGAGAAGTATGTGTTAGTTACAAAATTATGTAGATCAATAGATCAGCCTCCTCGTTATTAAGGTCGACGAGCTCGTCAGCGGTGGCGTCATTGTTGGCGAGGTAGACGACACCTGGGGGCTGGCCTCAGGGCGTGCAGGGCTTCCTGCGACTCCCGGAGCTGCGCCATTGCCTTAGAGAGCATGTCATCGGCCACCTCTCGTTCGGCGGTGGTCGCCGACGGAGGCTGGCGGTGGAGCGACTCGAAGGAGGCCCTCTTACCTCCCAAGTCGAGGTCtatgcacgccgccgccgcctccctcacgCCTTCCCAGTAGGGGCTGTGGAGGTCGTCCTCGTGGGCCTCCACGGCGGTCTGCACCATCTCCCACCCACCAGCTCCGCCCCCAACGCGCACCATCCCCTAGCCGCCTCGCCGGAGCAGAATCGGGCAAAGGAGACCACACATCCGTCGCATCATCTCCCTCTCGTCGGCTCAGGCAACCAGCGCACACGATCTCCCCTGCCGCTAGCTGGAGCAGAATCACCGGAGCTGGCTCCCACGTCAGGTAGGGGCAGTTGCTGTCCGGCGCGCACCTAGACCACAATATTCATGCAATAGACATTAAAGATTTGCAATCTGTAACTATAAATCCTACACTACACCAAACATTAATCTGAAGAGTGGCTGAACTAGCTTGACACTTCAcataaactattttttttttcgaaaccaCATAAACTATACCACATGCAGGAGATGAAAAATGGAAGATGAAAACCAAAGCCCTCAGGCAACCAAATGACTGCTACAATCATTGGTACGGTATCTAATCCTTATCGACCAAGGCTGCTAGATATTCTACCAGTAGAGCAATAAAAGTGTGAACACAACAATAATTCTGGGCTTCATTTGGTCTAAGGACTGAGAAACAGCAATTCTGCACAACAAAAAGTAAAACAAGATCACGTTTTCTAGCATCACAACTACCAGAACCCATTTATAACTAATCTTATCAACTACTAGATAAGAAGCCCTTCCAAGGGAACAACTGTTTTAAAATGAACAATTGAACAACTTTACATTTATAGTTTGTGCTTATCACTGTATAATTCTAAATATGCTGCTGAATGCTAATGCAAGGTAACTAAAAGAGCCATCTGTTAGAGCAGAAACCATGGTACCCTTGTGTGTACCAAGAACAGCAACTGGCTTATCAACTACTAGATAAGAAGATAGAACTAAGTAGACAACTAGCTGAGGAGGAGGAACAATATACACTACGCACCTTATGTTTTTCCATGGCAGGGATTTAATTCGTAAGCCTAACCATTAACCAAATTACTAATTCAACTGATCAGGAGTAAGCCAAAAAAAGCATCAAAATTTTATTCGATGTGGTCGCTTTTGCTATATTAAACATCAACAAGGCCATGAACAGTTTACTCAATGCAACAGAAAAGAAATCAGGTAAGAACCTTTCAGTTTCTCCGATCAGCGGCTAATAATAATATTCTAAGATGCAAGCTTCCGTGAAGCTCCATTGTTCAGGAAAATGCAACAGAACAGACATATGTTGTACTGCTAGATCTACTATTCCACAACGAAGATAATAATTAGACGTTAATGCAAAACGAGTgtgattttcttgtatgaattgaGATTCCACCATGATTTGAAAGATGCGCTAAAATATGCAGTTAGTAAATGGATAGTAATCCGGACCTTTTTCACCTGTACAGATGGAACAACCTACGCATGattaaacaacaaaatcaacaagatgtGATATCAAATTTTGCTATGAACTCACCAGCAGAGACATAAAAGCAAGAAAATAAAAGGGATGCGTGAGAGAGGAACTCACATGCTTGATGGAGCGCCGCCGAAAGATGGACAAATTTCTTCGGCAGGGGAGAAGCAGCAGGTGACCCTGAAAGATGGCGGGATATGTTCTGCTTTGCTTCAAGAAGCGGTCagaatttgagagagaaaacaTCTCCAATCGGCAGCCTGCAAGATCTGGAGCTACAACTTATCAGCTCGGGGACGAATAAGCCATGATGAACTAGATAAGCAGAGCGGATAGTTTGGGCAGGAGAAGAACGACTGCTGGGCAGTCGCCGTTGTCGGAGGGAAGAGCGAAATCTTGGATGCTTAGCCACCATGGTCGTCGCCGGAGGGAGGCAGAAGCGCCGCTCCCGGTAGACGGAGAGAGGCGGAGGCGCCTCTCCTAGGTAGACGCTCGCGGCGCTCGCCTCACTCGCCGCCGGCCTTCTCTGTGCTTCGCCGACCGTCTTTGTCGCCGGAGGGACATGGATCTGGGCGGAGCAGATCTTGGGAAGACGACAaccgtcgccggagaggggaaatcTGGGAGAGGAGAGGGACGTGGACGCGATGCGCTATGCAGGCCCCGTTCCGGTCGCCGGTGGAGGAAGAACCTGAGGTTGTTGGAGGCGTCGCCTCTCTGCCGTCGGAGGTGGGGAGGGGAGCGGAGTGGCCAGCTGCTTTGGGTtcagtcgccgtcgccgtccttCGTGGCCCGCGGAATTCCTTCCCCACGTCGCGACTAGCGGAATGACTTCCCCGGGTTGGAGGCGGAACGGACGCGGAACCGTTGTCTCGCATGCCTCCAAACGGCCCGGTGGGCTTTCCCGGGGCGTGTCGGCCCAAGGAATGGGAGGCCGGGGAAAGGCCGCGGAACCCCCGCGGAACGGGCCCAACCAAACGAGCCCTTAGAGCGGGAGAAACGCAAAATTCCCCCCAACCTCTTCCCTCTCCAAATTCCAAATCCATCTCGGTCTCGGTTCGCTCtctccacccccacctccactcgAGAACCTGGGTTCGCCATGGCGACGCTCTTCCTCGCCCTGCAGTGCGTGCAGTGCTCCACCATGCAGGCGCGCGCCTCAACCAAACCGCCCCCCTCCCCGTCTATCCCGCCCATGTTTGTCTGACGATTGATCCGACCTTTCCGTTTCTCTGTCTGCCCTTCGACGCCAGGTGAAGCAGCAGAAGAAGAGCAGCAACAAGTGGGTGTGCGTGGTCTGCAACCAGCGCCAGTCCGTGCTCCGCGTGTACGCGCGCGGCTACCGCGCCGCCGACCTCCGCCGCTTCGTCCAGGACGCCAACCTCGCGCGCGGCCGCGGCGCGCCCGTGCCGGTGCCCGAGGCGGACTGGGACGTTCCGCCGGCCGGGGATCAGCAAGACGAGCCTCCGAGGGAGAAGAGGCGGATGGACTGGTCCGAGTACCTGGACGACACCAGGGAGCGTCATGGCGGCCCCGAAGTTGCCGGTTCTCAAGATTATGGTATGCTTAAATCATGTTTGATGTAATGCCTGACTAGATTTAGCAGGGTTTACATCCGTGGATGCACCTTCTCATTTGGGCCAAATATGAATTGATTAGGGTGGGTTTAGTACATTACTTCAATGGTGCCGCATCGCCGCGTGGGATCGGTGTTACTCCTACTTCGCAACCCTGTGAACCGGCTAATGTACATTTCATCTTTTAAGGTTTAATCTAACAGAGGCCTTGCTGGGCTGAAACTCTGTAACCTGTAGGACCTGCAGGGCTCCAATTTGAATTGCTATAAATTTTAGATGTCCCTGGAGCAAGTAAACCGTTTCACAAGTTCCTTGCACAATGACCTACATTTAAAAAGCTTGgctgtttgtttcttgtttgtCCCGGAGCTGGAAAAAGATGGTTAGATTGCTGCATTTTGTATTCAAGATGAGGCTGTGCATAGTATGCTTCTAGGTCTTAAATTAGTTCTGTTCATGTTTATTCATTATGAGGACATTGCACTTTCCTGTATCTGGTTTAATATCATTTGCACAAAACATTTGCGTCTGATTCTCCTTGAGTTGACTATGCGCACTTGCACCAGTTTTTTTGAATTGACCTGATCATAAATGCGCCTGATATGTTGCACACAACGCAAGACGACTATGCTTTGCACTGTGCTCCAGTTTTTGAATCCGACCTGATCATACCTGCGCCGGATATGTTGTGCCCGGTTGCAGACGCCACATAAGTGGATGATGTTTGGCTGGCCCTGTCTGTGGCAGCACAAGTCTTATCAGGCTCTGGTTCAAAACTTAAATTGCAGATGGCAACACATTACGTGGGGCTATAAACTAGAAAGTAAACCCTTGTGTAGTTGTGTTTTCTGCAGGCGTGGTCGAATTAGGAAGTGGAAATGCAATTTATTCTCTTTTTATCCTTGA contains:
- the LOC124663213 gene encoding uncharacterized protein LOC124663213; the protein is MATILPTSAPATNAAARIFSQSTPRCRFPRTSPVLAPSRSATRRFSGVACSPGIAGVGGQATPREDTVRIVAVVGDGSISPLKDTPWEEVMRHTADRMKWVDEGFEMLVFTDKSMDHGGFRQELSRCDMLVNVAITGQESVQWLIQNSKNIPNVLCFQSSPSLLNKLGGRYVQYTGAQDFFGKLASVGKPSGAEESTEVLKTISNAWERHNSDDIRFCLLVVVNAYIRPVDMLQNLRAKGLSTLSCMIKNCGPQILNCLFDPDCRKAIQCLNSCSPTDQVCNYRCIASYESPQLEAFSLCVLQKHNCLELNAAIPSKPSVAPLSMFREQQLSHEVAEDLFVGWLDNLEWSWRVVAGQNPAYDQFPCQYQIFYRGKAKGSFWYEPIFQVKTLDEKLVWRRRKYRVRRASTPGTFYFSVLDNGVVSKEFWTIVDVSDDFSWGLFHYHGAAQAAGQSYTGAVLVTPDGSYPDGDNPRLDSALEKCGIKKWELYMVDNCSCMGAPLGIPEGSRLHYQIAPGNESGIMQRI
- the LOC124658968 gene encoding MRN complex-interacting protein-like, giving the protein MATLFLALQCVQCSTMQVKQQKKSSNKWVCVVCNQRQSVLRVYARGYRAADLRRFVQDANLARGRGAPVPVPEADWDVPPAGDQQDEPPREKRRMDWSEYLDDTRERHGGPEVAGSQDYGIEVTTELPQERPKVPSLKRPPKAQLGAAGKRSKPPINPSLSKMQQMEQGPTRSTLSSATVTAEDQSSASIWMIASLKIEGKRDLGSIGPNLTKELPLLR